The Entelurus aequoreus isolate RoL-2023_Sb linkage group LG03, RoL_Eaeq_v1.1, whole genome shotgun sequence genome contains the following window.
ccgcatattttagccacctacaaaaacacaaacatagtcaaataaaggtcagttaaaatgtatactatattaagaatatgtgaacatattgcatagggccctgacatctaaaaagtacaactctgttcattgttttgttcatgtttttgttatgtttttcatatgtacgcacacatcaacacacatacagtatgagatgagatcaatgagataaggtaagaacaggatagaaactgctgtggaactaccggtagttacaatgcaatgtgtcaaggaaatacaatgttaacacttttgtgcaaataagtacagttgcacttgttttttcaaatgtgtttattctgtaaaggaatgagttaaatgtttaaaatgactggataatagtgctattatgaagtgcaatgtcagcactattttttttcctgcaatttcaaatgcacttgttttaataaatgaatacagcgttttaaaagcatacacaatctgtgtaaatatattagtctgtggttaaaaggacttgaaaggactcgaaattcaaaatgcaggacttgggacttgacttgagactttccagtcttgactttggacttgactcgggacttgcctgtcttgactcgggacttgactcgagacttgagggcaaagacttgagacttacttgtgacttgcaaaggaatgacttggtcccacctctgccatttagtggtcagttgttcggaatatgtactgtactgtgcaatccactaataacacaatcaatcaatcaatcaatcaatcaaaaacacaaatgcattggggacactgcacattctatttcaaagccagaaaattggaataaaaaatgaattcaattgaccatgaattgattaacgtggaccccgacttaagttgaaaaacttattgggctgTTATCATTTagttgtcaattgtacggaatatgtactgtactgtgcaatctactaataacagtttcaatcaatcaatcaaaaacacaaatgcattggggaCACTGCTCGTTCTATTTCAAATCCAGAAAATGGGGAGGGAGGGGGAGTAATTGAAGTTGATAATATTTTACGGAAAGTCAAGAAGTATAAAACACaaaaatagcagtgttgacatctttctttacaaaactcaaatgtactgtatgaACTAAGAAAGGCTTGCAGATTCAACTTTCTTGAGAGTCATTAACTAATATTTAGTTACATAACCACGgtttctgataactgcttcacGTCTGTAGCACATGGAGTCCACCAACTTCTGGCCCAGGACAATTGTACtacgttccacaattcctctgcatttcttggttttgcctcatgaacagcattttttacgtcagcccacaagttttcaatgggattaaggtccggggattgtgctggccactccGTTACTTGAATTCTGTTTGTCTGGAACCGTGGTTATGctcgcttgctggtgtgtttggggtcattgtctccTTGAAACACCCGtttcaagggcatttcctcttcagcatTCTACTCAGTATTCTGATGTACTCAAACTGATCCACGATCCCTGGTATGCGATAAATAGGACCAACACCATAGtacgagaaacatccccatatcatgatgcttgcaccaccGTGTGTACTGTGGCTTGAATTCAGTGTTCGCAGGACGTCTTGACAAACTGTCTGTGACCCTTAGACGTAGAAGTtaaaattctaacaaaaacagtgatttatcttgctagtgatgctattattttgaacacaaaTGTATATTACCCCATAATAGCTTTAATTCAGGTCAAATAAATGCGATTGCATTTGTTACCTGCAATAATGCAATGGTTCTGATTGTTGGTAATCGTTTTTGTCTGTTTACacaatgtctgaaaaggagtaggaagaagcacagcatTCGACCTGTTctccatataccgtatttccttgaattggcgcagggaatatagtattcgcacgtctagaattactgccgggtcaaactcgtttctcaaaataattaaagcatgcttggccttatcgccggtttattattgaagccggatcaaattcgtttcgcaaaatattaattttattatcgcatgtctataattttcaccgggtcaaactcgtttcgcaaaatatttagcttttggctagaacttccaccggggtcaaattcgttacgtcacgagtgatgcatctgtcctcattttgaaaatggaggaagctgctttcagtagtttacaattgcacaaaggaaaaaagataaagagctattcagtaggatttaaggtccaagctattgaataccggtacagtatgctaaagagaacagtaagcagctatgttttattaatataccgtagctgcgtgtgtcaaatactgtataagtcattacctcctggtggtagagggcgctgccgcgctagtgatccttcttgcgacttctggtactgcagaagaagtgaacacacgcagcaagagattttttttcttccttctaacatggaggattacatatctaaaataaaaccgttttctaaactggactttcaatcgaagcaggaggtaataattaaaggaatatctctgcaaatggactccatttataagtacaggtaagaccataataacgttttttttaattaaatgtgcttttcatgatggtatgcttacatcacactcaaagcgcacgtctacattttatggattcctcttggtaaacggcggagtgagaagaggttttaaataagtgccgcatgcacggccatcccgccggtttccggtaaacgcaggagtgacaggaggttttaaattaattaacgcccctgcggctattcaaggaaatacggtatgactGATCATTCATTCACAGCCGGTGTTTAACATGTTCACCCTTACAACAATCAATTGTAATGACAAAGTTTGTTCACGTTTATTGTTGTgaatcttttcttttcttttttttttttttagtccttCCGGGAGGAAGATGACTCTGACGGCCACGTCTTCCTCGCACAAGACCAGCATTTTGAGTAAATTGGACCGTCTCAGGAAGCGCGACGTCCTGTGCGACATCACACTGATGGTGGAGGACGAGCACTTCCGGGCGCACAAGGCCCTGCTGGCGGCGAGCAGCGACTACTTCTCACAGCTCTTTACCAACCAGGACCATGGAGGCGGCGGCGGTGGCGGTGCCACCTGCCGGCTTGACGGCGTGGCGGCCAGCATGTGCGGCGCCGTGCTGGACTTCATCTACAGCGCTCAGGTGTGCGTGGAGAAAGGCGGCACCCGGCAGCTGCTGGCCGCCGCTCGTCTGCTGCAGGTGGGCGACCTCGTCGAGGCCCTGCTGCCCGGACTCGGCGAGGGGGCGGAGCCAGAGCCGACCGCGCCGCCGAGGACCAAAAGGGCGCGGCCAAAGACGACGGTGGCGACGAGTAAGTCGGGAGAGGAAGACGACCGCGCCGAAGGAGCGTCGGAACGCGAAGATCGGTCGAGTCGACGCAGGCGGCGCAAGATCACCCCGCCGATGAAGTACAGCGTCTTCAAGGTGGGCGCCGACGCTTCGGGAGGGGGAGAGTtggggaggagaggaaggaggaggaagTACCCCGACACGGAGGCCAGGTGTGACGACTGCGGCAAAGTCTTCAAGAACCATCTTTTCCTGAAGATACACCAGCGCACTCACACAGGTGACCTCATACTCCATGGAATGTCAAATCTAGCCTTTTTTAGAAATATTCATTAGAGATCGACTTGATTATTCGCctccgatatttggcattttcacGTAAATCTgtctttttataattttttatttttaggaagaaaaaaatgcaactacaacagaactacagtacaggccaaaagtttggacactttctcattcaatgcgttttctttatttccatgactatttccattgtagattgtcacatcaaaactatgaatgaacacatgtggagttatgtacttaacaagaaaaaaggggaaataactgaaaacatgtttattttagtttcttcaaaatagccaccctttgctcggattactgctttgcacactcttggcattctctccatgagcttcaagaggtagtcaggtGCTTGAAGTttgtggagagaatgccaagagtgtgcaaagcattaatcagagcaaagggtggctattttgatgaaactagaatataaaacatgttatcggttatttcacctttttttcttgttaagtacataactccacatgtgttcattcatagttttgatgtgacaatctacaatggaaatagtcatggaaataaagaaaactcattgaatgagaaggtgtggccaaacttttggcctgtactgtatatcagcagatacaataatatacacatatgatttaatatttttttgcagcttatgtaaaaaaatatattgttaatagggatgtccgataatggctttttgccgatatccgatatgccgatattgtccaactctttaattaccgataccgatatcaaccgatatatacagtcgtggaattaacacattattatgcctaatttggacaaccaggtatgttgaagataaggtactttttaaaaaaatgaatcaaataaaataagatgaataaattaaaaacattttcttgaataaaaaagaaagtaaaacaatataaaaacagttacatagaaactagtaattaatgaaaatttgtaaaatttaacagttaaaggttagtactattagtggagcagcagcacgcacaatcatgtgtgcttacggactgtatcccttgcagactgtattgatatatattgatatataatgtaggaagcagaatattaataacagaaagaaacaacccttttgtgtgaatgagtgtgaaggagggggagggaggttttttgggttagtgcactaattgtaagtgtatcttgtgttttttatgtggatttaatttaaaaaaaccaaaacaaaacaatactgataataaaaaaaacgatactgataatttccgatattacattttaacgcatttatcggccgataatatcggcagaccgatattatcggacatccctaattgttaatgtattatatatatacattgttaaaagtggcaaccataactgcgatgtggccctcaatgaaaaccagtttgacacccctatcgtagacacacgtaataaaggtatttgtgaaatcccctgatgtttTTTTTGCTGCTGAAGTAACCACAACATTAGGGCCTCATAAAACATTGTTGCCACGTTACCTCGTTaagttaaaaaacaacttaaaacctTGTCCATCTGTTCACTATTCATGTTTATattacttttactgcaaatgaacatGGGCTCCAAATATCGGTGCATCAGCCTCGGTCGATCTCTAATGTTAGCACAGGCAACACTTTCACCCTGAAGAGTGTAGGTAAGTGATGTCATCGTTTCTGTGACGGCCTGCAGGTGAGAAACCCTTCGTGTGCCAGGTGTGCGGGGCGGCGTTCACCCAGAAGCACACGCTGCTGGTCCACCTGCACAAGCACACCGGAGAGACGCCGTTTGTGTGCAGCGTGTGCTCCAAAGCCCTCGCCACCAAACACAGCCTGCAGGAGCACATGAACCTCCACCAAGGCAAACGTCTCCACATGATCCTTTTTGTCCTCGTTAGACGTCCCTGAATGTTGTGTGTCGTCTTGTAGAAAACAAATCCTTCTGCTGTGACAAGTGCGGGAAAAGCTTCACTCAGCAGAGGCAGCTAAAAAGTCACTACAGAGTCCACACGGGTAAGTTTTCGTCTGTCTTATTGCTGCTGAACGACTCTTAACTCGTAGTTCTTTTCCTACGTTTTCTAGGCAAGTCCCTTTCAGAGTGTGCTCAGTGCCACCGCAAGTTTTTGGACACGGCTCAGCTCAAAAAGCACCTGCGCACTCACACAGGTGAGTCACATCGCGGCCAGACCCCCCGCTGCACGTCGAGAAGAGCGATACATGATTTCAGTTAGTCTCCGAAAATGTCCATGAAGACCAGACTAGATTTGGTGCTTGtcactttttaaacatttttgaaaaagggtTGCAAATACTTGCTAAATAGTGAAACATTTGCTCAGATTGCAACACTCATTAAGATAAACTacacagggctgggcgatatcaCTAAAAAACGTGTTTTACACCGGTCGATGTTGAAATTTATTGGTATTGGACCTAACGAAAATAAGGAGCAAGTCCCTTTCAGAGTGTGCTCAG
Protein-coding sequences here:
- the LOC133647105 gene encoding zinc finger and BTB domain-containing protein 24-like isoform X1 → MKQTFACLVGISRLYSNPSGRKMTLTATSSSHKTSILSKLDRLRKRDVLCDITLMVEDEHFRAHKALLAASSDYFSQLFTNQDHGGGGGGGATCRLDGVAASMCGAVLDFIYSAQVCVEKGGTRQLLAAARLLQVGDLVEALLPGLGEGAEPEPTAPPRTKRARPKTTVATSKSGEEDDRAEGASEREDRSSRRRRRKITPPMKYSVFKVGADASGGGELGRRGRRRKYPDTEARCDDCGKVFKNHLFLKIHQRTHTGEKPFVCQVCGAAFTQKHTLLVHLHKHTGETPFVCSVCSKALATKHSLQEHMNLHQENKSFCCDKCGKSFTQQRQLKSHYRVHTGKSLSECAQCHRKFLDTAQLKKHLRTHTGEKPFTCEICGKCFSVKSTLQTHIRIHRGEKPYSCSVCDKSFSDASARRRHVASHSGKKPFTCSECGLSFTRLDNLKTHVNSHDKERREASPRGGGGSQVQKYHLTPGSGQEIQLMATEDNADFAHSVITSEESSAQSGNRTSTQVGPSAHVITLSKEAMEHLRTPHLLRLAQGPVRQQQGAPHAQAIHVSNQAGQPISISQTSEHIPSHNIHGHTFQIQAGTVSCLYTPARPLS
- the LOC133647105 gene encoding zinc finger and BTB domain-containing protein 24-like isoform X2, encoding MSPSGRKMTLTATSSSHKTSILSKLDRLRKRDVLCDITLMVEDEHFRAHKALLAASSDYFSQLFTNQDHGGGGGGGATCRLDGVAASMCGAVLDFIYSAQVCVEKGGTRQLLAAARLLQVGDLVEALLPGLGEGAEPEPTAPPRTKRARPKTTVATSKSGEEDDRAEGASEREDRSSRRRRRKITPPMKYSVFKVGADASGGGELGRRGRRRKYPDTEARCDDCGKVFKNHLFLKIHQRTHTGEKPFVCQVCGAAFTQKHTLLVHLHKHTGETPFVCSVCSKALATKHSLQEHMNLHQENKSFCCDKCGKSFTQQRQLKSHYRVHTGKSLSECAQCHRKFLDTAQLKKHLRTHTGEKPFTCEICGKCFSVKSTLQTHIRIHRGEKPYSCSVCDKSFSDASARRRHVASHSGKKPFTCSECGLSFTRLDNLKTHVNSHDKERREASPRGGGGSQVQKYHLTPGSGQEIQLMATEDNADFAHSVITSEESSAQSGNRTSTQVGPSAHVITLSKEAMEHLRTPHLLRLAQGPVRQQQGAPHAQAIHVSNQAGQPISISQTSEHIPSHNIHGHTFQIQAGTVSCLYTPARPLS